The DNA region GCGCGGCCGCCCGAGGTGGGCATGGCGAAGTACCGTGTGTAGAAGTAAGACTGGACGAGGTCCATCATGGATACGGTGAAGTAGGCGTCGAGCGGGTAGAGGGGCGAGTCGCCGAAGTGAGTCACGTCGCGGTACCAGAAGCCCTCCGCCTCGCCGCAGTGGACTTGGCGGGGCGGATACGCCTCGCCGTATCCCCCGCTACAGCTCACGGTAAACCCCGAGGGGAGGGGCGGGCCGTCCGTTGGGGAAGCGGCCCTCGCCGGTGGCCAGATTCCAGACCCCCCAGTGGATTCTGCACGCCACATGGGGCACGCCGTCTCTCTCGAAAAATACGCCGAATACGTCGAGGGGCCACTTGGCGTGGGGGCACAGCGGCTCAGCCACGTATACAACGCCCGCGGCCTCGACGTAGAGGCGGCATCTCCCGTCTACGCAACGCGTTGCGGCTCTGGGCCCTCTATATCTCGACATGGACCCCCTCGGCCGCCGCTATTCTTGCGATTTTCGCCACGGTGGAGAGCTCCAGCGCAGGCACGGCGCATCTAAGCACCTCCGACCTGATCTCGGGCGTGTCGGCGTATTTAGCCCAAGCCCGCTCGGCTATAGACCAGTGGAAGGCCTCGTCGTCTTCTATCTCCCGGGAGAAGTTGACCAAGGCCTCAGCCACCTTGGCGTGGGGCCCCTGCCACAGAGCCTTATTGAGGTGGGCGTTTTCCACGACGCCTCTGTGTTGCACCGTTGCGGTCAGCTCCACCGTCTGGAAGGCCCCGGAGAACTTGGCCTGGAAATACGGCCTCTCCAGCCTCTCCGCGGCGCACCTCAGCGGGAACTCGAAGAGCTGCACCCACTTCTCTATGGGCTTGAAGCCGGCCAGGGACTCCCCGGCGAGGGCCAAGATCTTCGTGCGTAGGTAGAAGTGCCGAGCCTCGTCTGCCATTTGGTGAGAGAGAAGGGGTATGAACTCGGGCTCGACGTAGTCGCGGTAGTCGGTCACGGCCTTGGCCAGTACCGAATTCGCAGCCCACTCGTTCCACGCGCCTTGTTTAGTCCAGAGGACAACCCCCCTTATGTCCGTGGATCTGATCCAGTAGGCGCCCGTGTTGTAGTTGATCCTCAACACGGGGGAAATAAACGACTTGAACCACTCGA from Pyrobaculum arsenaticum DSM 13514 includes:
- a CDS encoding Rieske 2Fe-2S domain-containing protein, encoding MSRYRGPRAATRCVDGRCRLYVEAAGVVYVAEPLCPHAKWPLDVFGVFFERDGVPHVACRIHWGVWNLATGEGRFPNGRPAPPLGVYREL